The following are encoded in a window of Clostridium thermarum genomic DNA:
- a CDS encoding TcaA NTF2-like domain-containing protein gives MKKFVIAIFAIAVAVSVFIFKDFKKEPAKVSESPQVEQKDNTGDKDPAKETEDPQKSPENGEDEPAQVPVDETETPATDLPADKEDKDSSEGNSRPETFYVEELILNYSNLYPAVVSKDNIDSSVLDNVIMPDSEFSTYVSKQVADYKAKKATIEFVTFDIESIKDKDKDSFEVTVNQVIAVTIGGKTEEKQEKAAYIVKFTKERMGISQLIISN, from the coding sequence ATGAAAAAATTCGTTATAGCAATATTTGCAATAGCTGTTGCTGTTTCCGTGTTTATATTTAAGGATTTTAAGAAGGAGCCTGCTAAGGTATCGGAAAGTCCGCAGGTAGAGCAAAAGGATAATACCGGTGACAAGGATCCGGCGAAGGAAACGGAAGATCCACAGAAGTCACCTGAAAATGGAGAAGATGAACCGGCACAGGTGCCTGTGGATGAAACAGAAACGCCTGCCACAGACCTGCCAGCAGATAAGGAAGATAAGGATAGTTCCGAAGGCAACAGCAGGCCGGAGACCTTTTATGTAGAAGAATTAATCCTGAACTACTCAAATCTCTATCCTGCGGTAGTAAGTAAAGATAATATAGATTCTTCAGTTCTGGACAACGTAATAATGCCGGATAGCGAATTCAGCACTTATGTGAGCAAACAGGTGGCAGACTACAAGGCCAAAAAGGCCACCATAGAATTTGTGACCTTCGATATCGAAAGCATCAAAGACAAAGACAAGGACAGTTTTGAAGTTACCGTTAACCAGGTAATTGCTGTAACCATAGGGGGAAAGACGGAGGAGAAACAAGAAAAAGCTGCCTACATCGTGAAATTCACAAAAGAAAGAATGGGCATAAGTCAATTAATAATTAGTAATTAG
- a CDS encoding cell wall-binding repeat-containing protein, translated as MRRKSLKKALSYFCFFVFALSISAVSSTVSVQASSTTISYSIDKDSLSTGTYFDISVNIKNVSNLYGATLDFKYDPTLLNIVGIEKGTLFNNQDVNSAILVDNRSTGYISFSALLKGNRTGLTSTASTLFVIKAQALRSGSMTLQTISDNSGLSNPGNNVRIKLADDSVVTKPISYTASPFVLSIGSKEFSRYAGSNRYSTSVEISKAGWSQSDYIVIATGQDYPDALCATPLAGKYNAPILLSYSTALDPSVEQEIKRLKAKTAFIVGGTGVISPIVENKLKSLGLNVTRIAGANRYETSAQVAKHLSSSQTAFVVTGTNYPDALSIASLAAYKKAPILLTAPQAMDPSVKKVIANGVIKNTNVIGGPALINDTLMKTFPNPKRIYGINRYETNALILSSFAGDFNFANAFVATGTHFADALSSSALAGRYGAPIILTSPDMSNNVITKLSARRSEVKKIYLLGGPTVVSEDIARKIFE; from the coding sequence ATGAGAAGAAAATCGTTGAAAAAAGCATTAAGTTATTTTTGTTTTTTTGTTTTCGCCCTATCAATTTCTGCCGTAAGCAGCACCGTATCAGTACAGGCATCCAGCACCACAATCTCATACTCCATAGATAAGGATAGCTTATCCACTGGGACGTATTTTGATATTTCAGTAAATATAAAAAATGTTTCAAACCTCTATGGCGCCACTTTGGATTTCAAGTATGATCCAACCCTCCTGAACATTGTGGGCATAGAGAAGGGAACCCTCTTTAATAATCAGGATGTGAACAGCGCTATTTTAGTAGACAACCGCTCCACCGGCTATATCAGCTTCAGCGCACTGTTAAAGGGAAACAGAACAGGCCTAACAAGTACTGCCTCAACACTTTTTGTAATAAAGGCCCAGGCCTTAAGATCCGGCAGCATGACCCTGCAGACCATCAGTGACAACTCAGGTCTAAGTAATCCAGGCAATAATGTCAGAATTAAGCTGGCGGATGATTCTGTAGTAACAAAGCCCATCAGCTATACTGCAAGTCCCTTTGTTTTAAGCATCGGTTCCAAAGAGTTCTCGCGTTATGCCGGCAGTAACAGATACAGTACCTCTGTTGAAATTTCAAAGGCCGGTTGGTCTCAATCAGATTACATAGTAATTGCTACCGGTCAGGATTATCCGGATGCCTTATGCGCAACCCCTTTGGCAGGAAAGTATAATGCACCCATACTGTTGAGTTACTCAACAGCCTTGGATCCATCAGTGGAACAGGAAATTAAGCGGTTAAAGGCAAAGACAGCCTTTATTGTGGGAGGTACTGGTGTTATCTCTCCAATAGTTGAAAATAAGTTAAAGAGCCTTGGCTTAAATGTTACCAGAATCGCCGGAGCAAACAGATACGAAACCTCTGCCCAGGTGGCAAAGCATCTGTCCTCAAGCCAGACGGCCTTTGTGGTAACCGGCACTAACTATCCAGATGCCCTGTCTATAGCATCCTTGGCAGCCTACAAAAAAGCGCCTATATTACTGACCGCTCCACAGGCTATGGATCCTTCAGTAAAAAAGGTAATTGCCAACGGTGTGATAAAGAACACCAATGTCATCGGAGGACCAGCTTTAATTAACGATACCTTGATGAAGACCTTCCCTAATCCAAAGAGGATTTACGGCATCAACCGCTATGAGACCAATGCCTTAATATTAAGCTCCTTTGCAGGGGACTTCAACTTTGCCAATGCCTTTGTAGCAACAGGAACACACTTTGCGGACGCCCTATCCAGCTCCGCCCTGGCAGGCCGCTACGGTGCTCCCATAATATTAACAAGCCCAGACATGTCCAATAACGTAATAACTAAGTTAAGCGCACGAAGGAGCGAAGTTAAAAAGATCTATCTGCTAGGCGGACCCACTGTGGTGTCAGAAGACATAGCCAGAAAAATATTCGAATAA
- a CDS encoding LCP family protein gives MGKLSKKKKIIIAVISALVIIIGGIAGTAYYLAMHQLNKIQYTPLPDKDEDKGIDPDIYNPETEEVFDDYTNIMLIGVDARDPDEDSRSDVMMIATIDKKHNKIKLTSLMRDMIVDMKGHGPMEGQKQDRLNHTYAYGKAALTVKTVNENFKTNIKDFIKVDFFGMEKIIDYVGGVEIDLKQSELSVLNGYIKEVSKIEKDDNPPYVENSGKQLLNGRQAVAYARIRYVGNGDYERTARQRRVLEAIINKLTKLNPLELNNAIGEMLPYVETSMDKGKIVGLAKDFIAKGMSKVEQLRLPLDDYSEVIYPNGVYFIGWDKEPNLEALHKFIYEEDFKPETLK, from the coding sequence ATGGGAAAGCTGAGTAAAAAGAAGAAGATAATAATAGCTGTGATATCTGCCTTGGTAATTATAATTGGAGGTATTGCAGGAACCGCATATTATTTAGCTATGCATCAGTTGAACAAGATTCAATATACACCCCTGCCTGATAAGGATGAGGATAAGGGCATCGATCCTGATATCTACAATCCAGAAACTGAGGAGGTATTCGACGACTATACCAATATCATGCTCATAGGGGTAGATGCCAGGGATCCCGATGAGGACTCCCGATCAGATGTGATGATGATTGCCACTATAGATAAGAAGCACAATAAAATTAAGCTTACTTCCCTTATGAGAGATATGATCGTGGATATGAAAGGTCACGGCCCCATGGAAGGTCAAAAGCAGGATAGGCTGAACCATACCTATGCCTATGGTAAGGCGGCTCTGACTGTAAAAACAGTAAATGAAAATTTCAAAACCAATATCAAGGACTTTATAAAGGTAGATTTCTTCGGTATGGAGAAGATAATAGACTATGTAGGCGGTGTAGAAATTGACCTGAAGCAGTCTGAATTATCTGTTTTAAATGGTTATATAAAAGAGGTTTCCAAGATAGAAAAGGATGACAATCCACCTTATGTGGAAAACAGCGGCAAGCAGCTTTTAAATGGTAGACAAGCTGTTGCCTATGCCAGAATAAGATATGTGGGCAACGGAGATTATGAAAGAACTGCAAGACAGAGAAGGGTATTGGAAGCAATCATAAATAAGCTCACAAAGCTCAATCCGCTGGAGCTTAATAACGCCATCGGTGAAATGTTGCCATATGTTGAGACTAGCATGGATAAGGGAAAAATCGTAGGACTGGCTAAGGATTTTATAGCCAAGGGTATGAGCAAGGTAGAGCAGTTGAGATTACCCCTGGATGATTACAGCGAGGTTATATATCCCAATGGGGTATATTTCATAGGTTGGGACAAGGAGCCCAATTTGGAAGCCCTTCACAAATTTATCTATGAAGAAGATTTTAAACCGGAAACTTTGAAATAA
- a CDS encoding LCP family protein, which translates to MNRVERNKRKKKKRNKIILITCISLVFALLFFAGFYVMKLLNKVEIEEISKVDKEIGITDEFKEKIEKHDYSEYITNIALFGLDKRDKNERGRSDAIMILTLDSKRNKMKLTSIMRDSYVDIYGHGKDKINHAYAFGGPQLAIRTINENFGLNIKDYVAVDFSGMEKIIDALGGITIDIKDYEVKEMNGHIWDLSTLKNMKNPPYIDGPGKQKLSGMQVVAYTRVRHVGNGDFERTDRQRKVLEIIFNEVKSAGVTKLPGIVEDFLPYVKTSMKPLDMINTGKKVLTSGIDKLEQERFPLDSYGKGQTIDGIWYYVFDAEATKDQIFKYIFDDIKPTEK; encoded by the coding sequence ATGAATAGGGTGGAAAGAAATAAAAGAAAGAAAAAAAAGAGGAATAAGATAATATTAATTACCTGTATTTCTCTGGTATTTGCACTATTGTTTTTTGCTGGTTTTTATGTAATGAAGCTCTTGAACAAGGTTGAGATCGAAGAGATTTCCAAAGTTGATAAGGAGATTGGTATCACTGATGAGTTTAAAGAGAAGATTGAGAAGCACGACTACTCAGAGTATATTACCAACATAGCCTTGTTTGGCTTGGATAAGAGAGATAAAAATGAACGGGGCCGTTCTGATGCCATTATGATCCTGACTCTTGACAGTAAGCGTAATAAGATGAAGCTCACTTCCATAATGAGAGATTCCTATGTGGATATATATGGCCATGGCAAGGATAAGATTAACCATGCCTATGCCTTTGGAGGACCACAATTGGCTATAAGAACTATTAATGAGAACTTTGGCCTGAACATCAAAGACTATGTAGCTGTAGACTTTTCAGGCATGGAAAAGATAATAGATGCTTTGGGCGGTATCACCATAGACATAAAAGACTATGAAGTAAAGGAAATGAATGGTCACATATGGGATTTGTCTACTTTAAAGAATATGAAGAATCCTCCATATATTGATGGCCCGGGAAAGCAGAAACTAAGCGGTATGCAGGTAGTTGCCTATACAAGGGTAAGACATGTAGGAAATGGTGACTTTGAAAGAACAGACAGACAAAGAAAGGTCCTTGAGATCATATTCAATGAAGTTAAGAGTGCCGGAGTAACAAAGCTTCCGGGCATAGTAGAGGACTTTTTACCATATGTAAAGACAAGTATGAAGCCTCTTGATATGATCAACACAGGTAAGAAAGTACTAACCTCCGGCATAGACAAATTAGAACAGGAGAGATTTCCTTTAGACAGCTATGGTAAGGGCCAGACCATCGATGGCATCTGGTACTATGTATTTGATGCTGAAGCTACTAAGGACCAAATCTTTAAGTACATTTTCGACGACATAAAACCAACGGAGAAGTAG
- a CDS encoding glycosyltransferase, producing MQNKENSATEVSIICPLYNAENYIEKLHENILRQKGVDNVELLYVLTESSDGTEALLRKMGVDYVKIQPEEFSHSKTRERMAYRAKGEILVFITQDIQIINDNWLINLIRPIQMGECEASFSRQICDENIMEKYIREKNYPKESRIVSKKDIPEYGLMTFFYSDASSAIKASVFRELNGYDGKNLIINEDMYMASKLIDKGYRIKYCSDSEVVHYHIFTLKQIFSRYFDTGVFFKENPEFSDFKTSDSGFSIAKYVITQAIKEGNIKAAVQAIPNFASRLAGSYLGKRYKNLSMEKRIKYSSNKAYWKNIQKEEKQ from the coding sequence GTGCAAAATAAAGAAAATTCGGCAACTGAGGTTTCTATAATATGTCCTTTATATAACGCAGAAAATTATATAGAAAAACTTCACGAAAATATTTTAAGACAAAAAGGTGTAGACAATGTGGAGCTCCTATATGTACTGACGGAATCTTCCGATGGTACGGAGGCTCTGCTAAGAAAAATGGGAGTTGATTATGTAAAAATACAGCCAGAGGAATTTTCCCATAGTAAGACCAGGGAGCGGATGGCCTATAGGGCCAAGGGAGAGATCCTGGTATTTATAACCCAGGATATTCAGATAATAAATGATAACTGGCTCATAAACCTGATAAGGCCTATACAGATGGGAGAATGCGAAGCCTCCTTCAGCAGACAGATATGTGACGAAAATATCATGGAAAAGTATATAAGAGAAAAAAATTATCCCAAGGAGTCAAGGATCGTATCCAAGAAGGATATACCTGAATATGGTCTGATGACATTTTTTTATTCCGATGCTTCTTCTGCAATTAAGGCCTCTGTCTTCAGGGAATTAAATGGTTATGACGGAAAGAATCTCATTATAAATGAAGATATGTATATGGCCAGTAAATTGATAGATAAGGGCTATAGGATCAAGTATTGCAGTGATTCAGAGGTAGTTCATTACCATATTTTCACCCTTAAACAGATTTTCAGCAGGTATTTTGACACCGGTGTATTTTTTAAGGAAAATCCGGAGTTTTCAGATTTTAAGACCAGTGACAGCGGGTTCAGCATAGCTAAATATGTCATTACCCAGGCTATAAAAGAAGGTAATATAAAGGCTGCAGTCCAGGCCATACCCAACTTTGCCAGCAGATTGGCTGGAAGTTATCTTGGAAAAAGGTATAAAAATCTTTCCATGGAAAAGAGAATTAAGTATTCTTCAAATAAGGCTTACTGGAAAAATATCCAAAAGGAGGAGAAGCAATGA
- the rfbA gene encoding glucose-1-phosphate thymidylyltransferase RfbA — MKGIILAGGSGTRLYPVTKAISKQIVPIYDKPMIYYPMSVLMLAGIREILIISTSRDIAGFKELFGDGHELGLHIEYAIQQAPNGLAEAFIIGENFIGRDKVAMILGDNIFWGQSFSDHLKKAAAIEKGAMIFGYYVQNPRAFGVVEFDGAGNVISLEEKPEKPKSKYAVPGLYFYDNTVAEKAKSLKPSPRGELEITDLNKLYLQEGTLKVNLLGRGMAWMDTGTHGAMLQASNFVEAVQNTQGTYIACLEEISYRKGWISRDQVRELAKPLIKTGYGQYLMEIIEEG; from the coding sequence ATGAAGGGCATAATATTGGCGGGAGGTTCAGGAACCAGACTATATCCTGTGACCAAGGCTATTTCAAAGCAAATCGTACCAATCTATGATAAACCGATGATCTACTATCCCATGTCAGTGCTGATGCTGGCAGGTATCAGAGAAATTCTTATTATTTCAACGTCAAGAGATATTGCAGGCTTTAAAGAACTTTTTGGCGATGGCCACGAACTGGGGCTTCACATTGAATATGCAATCCAACAGGCTCCTAATGGCTTGGCAGAGGCCTTTATAATTGGTGAGAATTTTATAGGCCGTGACAAGGTAGCCATGATACTGGGGGATAATATCTTCTGGGGCCAGAGCTTCAGCGACCATCTGAAAAAGGCCGCGGCCATAGAAAAGGGAGCTATGATCTTTGGCTATTATGTTCAAAATCCAAGGGCCTTTGGAGTGGTGGAATTTGATGGTGCCGGCAATGTAATTTCCCTGGAGGAAAAGCCGGAAAAGCCAAAGTCAAAGTATGCCGTGCCGGGCCTATACTTCTATGACAATACCGTGGCAGAAAAGGCAAAGTCCTTAAAACCCTCTCCCAGAGGCGAACTGGAAATCACAGATCTGAACAAACTGTATCTGCAGGAAGGTACCTTAAAGGTAAATCTGCTTGGAAGAGGTATGGCCTGGATGGATACCGGAACTCACGGGGCAATGCTTCAGGCTTCAAACTTTGTTGAGGCTGTGCAGAATACTCAGGGAACCTATATTGCCTGTCTGGAGGAGATTTCCTATAGGAAGGGCTGGATAAGCAGAGACCAGGTGAGAGAGCTGGCTAAGCCGCTTATTAAAACCGGGTATGGACAATACCTCATGGAGATAATAGAGGAAGGTTAG
- the rfbC gene encoding dTDP-4-dehydrorhamnose 3,5-epimerase yields the protein MGKFEFISTRIRDLYIIQPTVFGDQRGYFMESYNKKEFFEAGLTMEFVQDNESKSKKGVLRGMHFQTKHTQGKLVRVTQGEVFDVAVDLRKGSPTYGQWEGVLLSEENKRQFYVPEGFAHGFLVLSETAVFNYKCTDYYAPEYDSGLLWNDPDVGIEWPLEGIEEVLLSEKDKVQKRLKDLEVPFIYKESVR from the coding sequence ATGGGAAAGTTTGAATTTATCAGTACAAGGATAAGGGATTTATATATAATACAGCCTACGGTTTTTGGAGACCAAAGAGGCTATTTTATGGAGTCATATAACAAGAAGGAATTCTTTGAAGCAGGACTTACCATGGAGTTCGTACAGGATAATGAATCCAAGTCTAAAAAGGGAGTACTGAGGGGTATGCACTTTCAGACTAAGCATACCCAGGGTAAGCTTGTCAGGGTAACTCAAGGTGAAGTCTTTGATGTGGCAGTAGACCTTAGAAAGGGTTCCCCAACCTATGGACAGTGGGAGGGTGTATTGCTGTCTGAGGAAAACAAACGTCAATTCTATGTGCCGGAAGGTTTTGCCCATGGATTCTTGGTGCTATCCGAGACAGCGGTGTTCAATTATAAGTGCACAGATTACTATGCCCCGGAATATGACAGCGGTCTCTTGTGGAATGATCCCGACGTTGGAATAGAGTGGCCGCTGGAAGGCATAGAGGAAGTGCTGCTGTCTGAAAAGGATAAAGTGCAAAAGAGATTGAAGGATTTAGAGGTTCCATTTATATATAAGGAGAGTGTAAGATAA
- the rfbB gene encoding dTDP-glucose 4,6-dehydratase, whose translation MKTYLVTGGAGFIGSNFVIYMLKRYKDIKIINLDKLTYAGNLENLKEVENYPNYVFIQGDITDREVVSKIFRDYSVDYVVNFAAESHVDRSIREPEVFAKTNVLGTVNLLNCAREAWLDGEQWKPGVKFLHVSTDEVYGSLGETGFFTEETPLDPHSPYSASKAGSDLMVKAYGDTYKMPINITRCSNNYGPYQFPEKLIPLLINNCLNHRDLPVYGDGLNIRDWLYVEDHCKAIDMVINKGVCGEVYNVGGHNERTNIQIVKTVISYIHENVDKSVTEDLIKYVEDRKGHDRRYGIDPSKIKNELGWYPETGFEAGIVKTIQWYLDNKQWLEGVTSGEYRNYYEKMYK comes from the coding sequence ATGAAGACATATTTAGTAACCGGTGGGGCCGGTTTTATTGGATCCAATTTCGTCATCTATATGCTTAAGAGATATAAGGATATAAAGATCATTAACTTAGATAAGCTTACCTATGCAGGAAATCTGGAAAACCTGAAAGAGGTTGAAAATTACCCAAACTATGTGTTTATACAGGGAGATATAACTGATAGAGAAGTTGTAAGTAAGATCTTCAGGGATTACTCCGTAGATTATGTGGTTAATTTTGCTGCTGAGTCCCATGTAGACAGAAGTATAAGGGAACCTGAAGTCTTTGCCAAGACCAATGTTCTGGGCACAGTAAACCTGTTGAATTGTGCCAGGGAGGCATGGCTGGATGGGGAGCAGTGGAAGCCCGGTGTTAAGTTCCTCCATGTTTCTACAGATGAGGTCTACGGTTCCTTAGGGGAAACAGGATTCTTTACTGAGGAGACTCCACTGGACCCCCACAGCCCCTATTCTGCAAGCAAGGCAGGCTCCGACTTAATGGTTAAGGCCTATGGGGATACCTATAAGATGCCAATAAATATAACCAGGTGTTCCAATAACTATGGCCCCTATCAATTTCCTGAAAAGCTCATACCCCTGCTCATAAACAACTGTCTCAACCACAGGGACTTACCGGTTTATGGTGACGGCCTGAATATAAGAGACTGGCTTTATGTTGAAGACCACTGCAAGGCCATCGACATGGTTATAAACAAGGGCGTATGCGGCGAAGTATATAATGTGGGCGGTCACAATGAGAGAACCAATATACAGATCGTTAAAACAGTAATCAGTTATATCCATGAAAATGTTGATAAGTCCGTTACTGAAGACCTCATTAAGTATGTGGAAGACAGAAAGGGTCATGACAGAAGATATGGCATAGACCCAAGTAAGATTAAGAATGAATTGGGCTGGTATCCGGAGACTGGATTTGAGGCAGGAATTGTTAAGACTATTCAATGGTATTTAGACAATAAACAGTGGCTGGAAGGAGTAACCTCAGGAGAATACCGCAACTATTACGAAAAAATGTATAAGTAA
- a CDS encoding Ig-like domain-containing protein yields the protein MKIIKTLAAFFIGLMALTFAAPVNVNAAAKLQKKLMVESPKVNESYVNKNITVSGWAQDPSGVKEVNIYLNGKLQGKANYGTGRPDVNKVSPGYPQGNNTGYSYTINYANLTTGTYKVTVELVGKDNQKLKKEVNISLKKTVLPLKAALERPANNTSTTANSLNFSGWATGPSGIKEIKVYVDGAYRGSTVPKAARKDVAAIFPTYKDSLTSGFSYELSMLNMTKGVHKVVFEVTGNDGQVTKLERSFEYKGLAPRYGVDSPAGDYETDSFSIMVKGWALNSADISAINVYVDNNYNGQATLKEKRTDIAGKYPGYPQGEDSGFSYKLDMKYISFGKHSLKLEFIAADGTIIYDVRNFTYNKPKAIVSIESPKLNESVSSGTITVSGYALNASGVKDVYIILDETFAGKPEYGEIRTDLGHYADAFPEVIEVGFSHTIDISTLSIGKHDITVLAQGNDGTATTATITFNMHGLVEKVYYDKDLDYYVQRQYEKGANVIFGSSTPPTYEQVKYYMDPENFINDPSGKYMFLKLTYIEGIDVEDLNRTLAGKGVLEGKGQAFLDGGKLYNVNPLYLIAHALLETGNGKSKLATGINVTSVGGVPVEPRVTYNIYGIGARDSNPNVLGSEYAYKQQWFSVDAAIIGGAKFISESYIQNEVYKQYTLYKMKWNFDVIWHEYATDIGWASKQTKSIKALVDQMERPVLVFEVPVFAPKAN from the coding sequence ATGAAGATAATTAAAACTCTTGCCGCTTTCTTTATAGGTCTGATGGCTCTGACCTTTGCAGCTCCGGTAAATGTAAATGCGGCTGCTAAGCTTCAGAAAAAGCTCATGGTGGAAAGTCCTAAGGTCAATGAAAGTTATGTGAATAAGAACATTACAGTTTCCGGATGGGCCCAGGACCCCTCCGGAGTTAAGGAAGTCAATATATACTTGAACGGCAAGCTTCAGGGAAAGGCCAACTATGGAACAGGCAGGCCTGACGTAAATAAGGTTTCTCCCGGCTATCCTCAAGGAAATAATACTGGCTACAGCTATACTATAAACTATGCAAATTTAACCACCGGAACCTATAAGGTGACAGTGGAGCTGGTTGGTAAGGACAACCAGAAACTGAAAAAGGAAGTAAACATTTCACTAAAGAAGACAGTACTTCCCTTAAAAGCAGCACTGGAAAGACCGGCAAATAACACCTCAACCACCGCTAACAGCCTGAACTTCTCCGGCTGGGCCACAGGCCCATCCGGCATTAAGGAAATAAAGGTTTATGTGGACGGGGCCTACAGGGGAAGTACAGTACCTAAGGCTGCCAGAAAGGACGTAGCAGCTATTTTCCCAACTTACAAGGATTCCCTGACCTCAGGTTTCAGCTATGAACTGAGTATGTTAAATATGACTAAGGGAGTTCACAAGGTTGTCTTTGAAGTTACAGGAAATGATGGACAAGTAACAAAGCTGGAGCGGTCTTTTGAATATAAGGGATTAGCCCCAAGATATGGCGTTGACAGCCCTGCTGGGGACTATGAAACAGATTCCTTCAGCATTATGGTCAAGGGTTGGGCCCTGAATTCCGCAGATATCAGTGCCATCAACGTGTATGTAGATAACAATTACAATGGACAAGCTACCCTGAAAGAGAAGAGAACAGACATAGCAGGCAAATATCCAGGCTATCCTCAGGGAGAGGACAGCGGCTTCAGCTATAAATTGGACATGAAGTACATATCCTTTGGCAAACACAGCTTAAAGCTTGAATTTATCGCTGCAGACGGAACCATAATATATGATGTCAGAAACTTTACATATAATAAGCCCAAGGCCATTGTCAGCATAGAATCACCTAAGCTGAATGAAAGCGTAAGCAGCGGTACCATCACTGTATCCGGTTATGCTCTGAATGCCAGCGGTGTAAAAGATGTTTATATAATCTTGGATGAAACCTTTGCCGGAAAACCTGAGTATGGTGAAATAAGAACGGACCTAGGGCATTATGCCGATGCCTTTCCGGAGGTAATAGAGGTTGGCTTCAGCCATACCATTGATATAAGCACCTTATCAATTGGAAAACATGATATTACAGTTCTGGCTCAGGGTAATGACGGCACAGCCACCACTGCAACTATAACCTTTAATATGCACGGCCTGGTGGAAAAGGTCTACTACGACAAGGATCTGGACTACTATGTGCAAAGGCAGTATGAAAAGGGAGCCAATGTGATTTTTGGAAGTTCTACTCCTCCCACCTATGAACAAGTGAAGTACTATATGGATCCGGAAAACTTCATCAATGATCCTTCCGGAAAATATATGTTCCTGAAGCTTACATATATAGAGGGTATAGATGTAGAAGACCTCAACAGAACCTTGGCTGGCAAGGGAGTACTGGAAGGAAAGGGACAAGCATTCCTAGATGGTGGAAAACTGTACAATGTTAATCCACTGTACCTTATAGCCCATGCCCTCTTGGAAACCGGCAACGGTAAGTCAAAATTAGCTACAGGTATAAACGTAACCAGCGTAGGAGGCGTACCTGTAGAACCTAGGGTGACCTACAATATCTATGGAATTGGGGCAAGAGACTCCAACCCCAACGTCCTCGGCTCCGAATACGCCTATAAGCAGCAGTGGTTCTCCGTGGACGCAGCCATAATAGGCGGTGCAAAATTCATCTCTGAAAGCTATATCCAAAATGAGGTGTATAAGCAGTACACCCTGTACAAGATGAAGTGGAACTTTGATGTAATCTGGCACGAATATGCCACAGACATCGGCTGGGCCAGCAAGCAGACAAAGTCCATCAAAGCCTTGGTGGACCAGATGGAACGACCCGTTTTGGTATTCGAAGTACCGGTATTTGCACCTAAGGCTAATTAA